The following nucleotide sequence is from Candidatus Zixiibacteriota bacterium.
GAAAATTCTCTTTGCTCCGGCTACCGCCTTCTGAATGTTCGCAAGCTGCTCTGAAGTTCTCCAGATTGGCTCGAAAGACCGCCAGATTAGAACGATGAACATTCCGATCGTCCCGACTGTGAGCACACCTTGCTGGATCCAGTACGCTCCGAAGAAGAGTGTAAGCGCCACCATGACATACTCGAAGAAGAAGACCGTGTTGAAAAACAAGCAAACAGCTATGTTCACATATTTGTCTTCATCGAACTTCAGCTTGTTGGCGCGAAATACTCGGTCGCGCGCATACTTGCCCTGGTGAAACACCTGTATGATCGACATTCCCTGCAGGAACTCCGTCAACTGCGCAGTGACTTCCGCCATTTTCTTCCTGACCTCGAGGAATCGACTCGTTGTCTTGCGCTCGAAGATCAGGATCAGGACTGCGATAATCGGCATTATCATGAACAGGATCAACGCGAGTCTCCAGCTATAATAGAACATCACTCCGAAGATTCCCGTGACCAGAATCAAATCACCGACTATCAGCACCACCGTGTTGGTGAACAGCATTCGAAGCGACTCTGTGTCCGACTCGACTCTCGCAAGGAGCCGTCCAACCGGATTCCTGTCAAAGAACGACACATCGAGCGACAGGATGTGGTTGAACAGCTTTCGCTTTAAATCAACCATCACATCCTGTCCGATTATTTCCAGCCTGACACGCTGCACATATTGCAGTACCAGCGTTACTATCTGGATAACGCCAATTGCGGCGACAGTAATCAGAAGCCCATGGAAGTCGTTGTTCTTGATGTCAAGGTCGAGCGCTCTCTTAAGAAGCACTGGCCAGATAAGAGAAAGCGCTGTCGCCGAGAAGAGAAGGAACAGACAGAAAATGAGTCCGCGCTTATGTATGCTGAGCAGCGGCAGCAGTTTTCCGAATGCCTTCTTCGAGCTGATATCTTCTTCCGGCCTGATTTTTTCGTTTTCGTAGAATTGGCTGACCATTGTTCTGCCCTATTCTTCTGGTTTCAAGTTCTCGTGACTCAGGTCCGGAGATATAACAAAAAACCCGCCGAACCTCTCTGGTCACGGCGGGTCAAGAATCTATGTGTATTTGTTCAGATCAAGACACACTTCTCCCGCCGTGGAATTCGTTAACCTGGCTCACGCCAAGGCTGACAAAGACTTGACAATAATCGGATGTAATATTGATCATCAAATCTCCTCGGTGGTTAAAGTACTACTGCTTCATTATCGAGTCTTACGCATCTACATCTTTCAGGTTTCACAAACTTAGCAAAAATATCGGCATTGTCAAACATTTTTTGATCTCAGCCAGATTTTTGTTTTCCGGCTTGAATTTATCCATCAACTACCGGACTTAGGTGAAATGTCCACATGGCCATTGTCGTAGAGACCGTTCAACTCGGTCGGATTGCCGCTATCATCCCTGATAACTTTGATCCTGAAATAGTCAATCTCCTTGAACATGAACAGATCGTTTGCCATCGGAATCATCTTGTACTTCGGTCTGTCCTGGCGCTGGTAATACAAGTCTCCGTTCTCGAATATCAGCGTCCTGGGGCCGTATGTGCCGACATAGGATTTGAGAATTGACTCATCGACAGTCACCGGATTCAACTCGGCTTCAAGAGTTGCAATATTCCATTCCAGGTCATTCCTGCGATCTTCGTCTGTCGTCTTCTCCAGCAGTTTAGTCATCGCTTCGCGCCGTGCAACGGACAGAGCTTGATCACTCGGGACTTCAATATCAGGTGTAATTCCGGTCCCCTCCCAGTTGGTGCCGGTGATCGGGTTGATCGCCCTGCCCATAGGCACTCTCATAGCTACGTTAAGATTCGGGAAGATTGCCTCATCGACCGGATGCGCGCCGCCGCCGGTTGTTTCGCCGATGATTGTCGCACGCTCCATGCTCTTCATATTATAGGTGAACTCTTCTGCACCCGAGAAAGTGTACGAGCTTGTCAGCACGTAAAGATCAGTGTTCGCCATCCGTCTGCCCGGCACGTAGGCCTGGGTCCAGAACTGGTGGATCGTGTCTTCATACCGAAGATAGAAGCTGTTCAAGTGTTCTGGTTCTTCAAAAAAATAGCTCGATATTAATTGAATCATCGACGGACTTCCGCCACCATTGTTGCGCAGATCGAATATGATGGCATCTGAGTATGCGAGGAAGTTCATTGCCGCGATAGCCGTTGCACCGGCGTATTGAGCGTCTGCAAATCTTCTGAAATCGATATAGCCTATATTGCCGGGGAGACGCTCCACCTTGTAGAAGCCGAAATTATCGTACTGGGCTTCCTTGAGTTCCTGCTCACGCCGTTCATCGGTAACCGTGTCTGCCTCCAAGCCTTCGAAATACTCATCTGGCATGAAGGCGATTCCGAGATGACGGTCATGGCACACCTCTCGAAGATCATCTGTCAATGCTCGCGCCAACGCCGCCACCGTATTGAGCGTGTCGTACTTGCCATCCTTGAGCCGTTTGCGGACATACTTCTTCATTTCTTTCGCGACATCGGGGAAAACGTAGTGCGAGTCGAGCACAAGAGTTACGGAGTCGATAATCTCTGCTCTGAGTTTGGCGTCAGCCGCTCGACTTTCCTCGTGACCGGGTCCTCCCTGGGCAAAGGCAGCTTGCGAGAACAGCATACCGGCGGTCAATGCAACCACCACCAGTTGAATGCTAAGTCTGATTGAAATCGCCTTCAGATTCTCTGACATTCACTCCTCCTCACTATTGAGTCGACAGAACAGTTCTGCAGCGGCGGATAACTCGGTTCGGGCTGGTCGCCGCAGAATTATGTAAGCGCTAACATAAATTGGTACGTATAGAAGTACGACAGGTTGCACACTTCCGCCATTAAATACATCAGTTTAGATTGCCGTCAGATCTTGGGTGCTTTCATGCCGAACTGATCCCACTCTTCCAGCGACGGGCCATAGACTCCGGGGACTTTCAGCCCGGCCTGACGCATCAGCACAGTCATCT
It contains:
- a CDS encoding ABC transporter ATP-binding protein/permease, which produces MVSQFYENEKIRPEEDISSKKAFGKLLPLLSIHKRGLIFCLFLLFSATALSLIWPVLLKRALDLDIKNNDFHGLLITVAAIGVIQIVTLVLQYVQRVRLEIIGQDVMVDLKRKLFNHILSLDVSFFDRNPVGRLLARVESDTESLRMLFTNTVVLIVGDLILVTGIFGVMFYYSWRLALILFMIMPIIAVLILIFERKTTSRFLEVRKKMAEVTAQLTEFLQGMSIIQVFHQGKYARDRVFRANKLKFDEDKYVNIAVCLFFNTVFFFEYVMVALTLFFGAYWIQQGVLTVGTIGMFIVLIWRSFEPIWRTSEQLANIQKAVAGAKRIFSLLSVEQRIPDPEKPIPLTRIERGIRFEDVSFSYTEDGSFAMKNVSFDIPVGSRVALVGVTGGGKSTVISLLLRLYDPQKGRIMIDGTDIRDISKADLRSRFALVLQDILLFPGDVKSNISLESDAIPEEKLIEAARTVEADRFISALPNGYATEVSEKGANFSRGERQLLSFARALVTDPDVLLLDEATSSVDPETERTIQASLKKLMEGRTSLIIAHRLSTILDVDEILVIRRGEIIERGTHTELILQDGYYSKLFHLQFKSKNGVISNAG
- a CDS encoding S41 family peptidase produces the protein MSENLKAISIRLSIQLVVVALTAGMLFSQAAFAQGGPGHEESRAADAKLRAEIIDSVTLVLDSHYVFPDVAKEMKKYVRKRLKDGKYDTLNTVAALARALTDDLREVCHDRHLGIAFMPDEYFEGLEADTVTDERREQELKEAQYDNFGFYKVERLPGNIGYIDFRRFADAQYAGATAIAAMNFLAYSDAIIFDLRNNGGGSPSMIQLISSYFFEEPEHLNSFYLRYEDTIHQFWTQAYVPGRRMANTDLYVLTSSYTFSGAEEFTYNMKSMERATIIGETTGGGAHPVDEAIFPNLNVAMRVPMGRAINPITGTNWEGTGITPDIEVPSDQALSVARREAMTKLLEKTTDEDRRNDLEWNIATLEAELNPVTVDESILKSYVGTYGPRTLIFENGDLYYQRQDRPKYKMIPMANDLFMFKEIDYFRIKVIRDDSGNPTELNGLYDNGHVDISPKSGS